In Deltaproteobacteria bacterium, one DNA window encodes the following:
- a CDS encoding 4Fe-4S binding protein: MSYKITGDCTTCGACLPECPEGAISEGSPYIIDPKLCTECGACAAVCPADACKVDI, from the coding sequence ATGTCGTATAAGATAACCGGCGACTGCACTACATGCGGCGCATGCCTTCCCGAGTGCCCCGAGGGCGCGATAAGCGAAGGCAGCCCGTATATCATAGACCCGAAACTCTGCACCGAGTGCGGCGCCTGCGCCGCTGTCTGCCCGGCAGACGCGTGCAAGGTGGACATATAA
- a CDS encoding acyl-CoA dehydratase activase, with translation MKPQHPVYVGIDVGSVSANTVVLDEHRNILENHYTRTQGEPLETALDVLETIIRHYGMDRIKLVAATGTGGKLIAPFLGAVFTNEVIAQAKATEHYHPEVKTVIEMGGQDAKLILLEEDGERVRIEDFQMNSVCAAGTGSFLDQQAIRLNLTIEEFGHLALKSKNPPRVAGRCSVFAKSDMIHLQQKATPDYDIVAGLCYAVARNFKATIGKGKDFKRPVAFQGGVAANPGVRKAFKDVLELDDADYIVPEHFSSMGALGAVFNAIEKNKGIGEFKGVDGLKQYMKSGRKQDRSLDQLYTPAHHPSLHVSSTGYRLDATKKVDAYLGIDVGSTSTNVILIDKEMRLITKRYLKTAGRPLEAVRQGLNEVGDECGHAVNVIGVGTTGSGRYLTGDIVGADIIRNEITAQAIAAAAIDPDVDTIFEIGGQDSKYIALKDGVVVDFEMNKVCAAGTGSFLEEQAERLGISIKGEFSSLAIANTTPPPMGDRCTVFIETDMVHYQQKGVEKGGLVAGLAYSIVHNYLNRVVGDRRIGDKIFFQGGTAANLAVVSAFEKVTGKKINVPEHHDVTGAIGVAILALREIPANAKTKFKGFDSGRKSYKLESFECRDCANICEVRKVMMEGEDPLYYGGRCEKYDVQRKEQGKNKLPDLFKEREKFLFSAYKGKTLPESAPVIGVPRILMMYEFYPFWKAFFNELGYRMRLSSPTNKDIIKEGVERVVTETCFPVKVSHGHVHELISKGVKKIFLPSVVNMAPAKPGQTHTVLCPYVQSMPYLSKAAFDFAKDGVSVLMPVIHFNQSMQNLRKEFHVMCDELGRSRSEMDSALDAAFAAQSEFRRMMVERGKEAIASLNPTDTALVIVGRTYNTVDPGINLELPQRLADLGTLAIPFDMLPVDEAVDDVLAEDMYWKSGQRILAVAKLLREDPRLFSVYITNFGCGPDSFITHFYKDAGGGKPFLQLEIDEHSADAGAITRCEAYLDSLRNVKNRVGKVEDKADAVKRTGISKRLYIPNMSDGAHGLAAAFRACGIDAIVMPMPDEESLKLGRRYTSGRECYPAILTTGDMVKFVTAKGFEPDKTAFFMPSGNGPCRFGQYNRYQRMILDELGYQDVPIFAPDQDEKFYKELGVVASDFPKLGWWGIVAIDILEKKLREVRPYEKNKGETDKVYWEQLNKVCKAIEAKRLPVEELKAAKDAFNAIAVTDDVGKRPLVGVVGEIYVRCNRFSNENLITTLEGMGAEVMLPPVAEWIYYENFVSKRKNWNLKSYSNYFKTIFNDYFQHRFEDKLLGAFNGDLRHGHEPRTGEILELASPYVHDSFEGETTLSVGKVMDYIRNGASGIVNVMPFTCMPGTVVNGLLKKVKEDNNNIPYLNMVYEGIEDTNAKTRLEAFVHQAREFRERRA, from the coding sequence TTGAAGCCACAGCATCCCGTATACGTCGGAATCGACGTTGGTTCGGTAAGCGCCAATACGGTCGTTTTGGACGAGCACAGAAATATTTTAGAGAACCACTATACGCGCACCCAGGGCGAGCCGCTCGAGACCGCCCTTGATGTGCTCGAAACAATAATACGCCACTACGGCATGGACAGGATAAAGCTCGTTGCAGCTACCGGCACCGGAGGCAAGCTCATTGCCCCGTTTCTTGGCGCGGTATTCACCAACGAGGTCATTGCCCAGGCAAAGGCTACCGAACACTATCACCCGGAAGTGAAGACCGTCATCGAGATGGGCGGACAGGACGCAAAGCTCATCCTTCTTGAAGAGGATGGCGAGAGGGTAAGGATAGAGGACTTCCAGATGAACTCGGTTTGCGCCGCAGGCACAGGTAGCTTCCTTGACCAGCAGGCCATACGCTTAAACCTCACCATAGAGGAATTCGGCCACCTTGCGCTAAAGAGCAAGAACCCGCCGCGTGTTGCGGGGCGTTGCAGCGTGTTTGCAAAGAGCGACATGATACATCTTCAGCAGAAGGCAACGCCGGACTACGATATAGTAGCTGGCCTCTGCTACGCAGTTGCCAGAAACTTCAAGGCTACAATCGGCAAGGGCAAGGACTTCAAGCGCCCCGTGGCGTTCCAGGGCGGCGTTGCCGCAAACCCGGGCGTTAGAAAGGCCTTTAAGGACGTCCTTGAGTTGGATGACGCCGATTATATCGTTCCCGAGCATTTTTCCTCCATGGGCGCGCTCGGAGCCGTGTTCAACGCAATCGAGAAGAACAAGGGCATAGGGGAGTTCAAGGGCGTAGACGGGCTAAAGCAGTACATGAAGAGCGGCAGAAAGCAGGACCGCTCCCTTGACCAGCTCTACACACCGGCGCATCATCCTTCTCTCCATGTGTCCTCTACCGGGTACCGGCTCGATGCAACCAAGAAAGTGGATGCGTATCTTGGCATAGACGTCGGCTCTACGAGCACGAACGTCATTCTTATAGACAAAGAGATGCGACTTATTACCAAGCGCTATTTGAAGACAGCTGGCCGTCCGCTCGAGGCCGTGAGGCAGGGCCTAAACGAGGTGGGCGACGAATGCGGACACGCTGTAAACGTCATAGGCGTTGGCACAACGGGCTCCGGGCGCTACCTTACAGGCGACATCGTCGGCGCAGATATCATCCGTAACGAGATAACGGCCCAGGCCATTGCAGCCGCTGCCATAGACCCGGATGTGGATACCATATTCGAGATAGGCGGACAGGATTCGAAGTACATAGCTCTTAAGGACGGCGTTGTCGTTGACTTCGAGATGAATAAGGTCTGCGCCGCAGGAACGGGAAGCTTCCTCGAAGAACAGGCCGAGAGGCTTGGCATCAGCATAAAGGGCGAGTTCAGCTCCCTTGCCATAGCCAACACCACGCCTCCGCCGATGGGAGACAGGTGCACGGTCTTTATAGAGACCGACATGGTGCACTACCAGCAAAAAGGTGTAGAGAAGGGCGGCCTGGTAGCGGGGCTTGCGTATTCAATCGTTCATAACTACCTTAACAGGGTTGTAGGTGATAGGCGTATAGGCGACAAGATATTTTTCCAGGGCGGCACTGCGGCGAACTTGGCCGTTGTCTCGGCCTTCGAGAAGGTCACGGGTAAGAAGATAAACGTGCCCGAGCACCACGACGTCACCGGCGCCATAGGGGTAGCAATCCTTGCGCTTCGCGAAATTCCGGCAAACGCGAAGACCAAGTTCAAGGGCTTTGACTCGGGCAGGAAGAGCTACAAGCTCGAGAGCTTCGAGTGCCGCGACTGCGCCAATATCTGCGAGGTAAGAAAGGTCATGATGGAGGGCGAGGATCCCCTTTATTACGGCGGCAGGTGCGAAAAGTACGACGTGCAGAGAAAGGAGCAGGGAAAGAACAAGCTCCCGGACCTGTTCAAGGAAAGAGAGAAGTTCCTCTTCTCGGCATATAAGGGGAAGACCCTTCCCGAGAGCGCCCCTGTTATCGGAGTGCCGCGCATCCTCATGATGTATGAGTTCTACCCGTTCTGGAAGGCGTTCTTTAACGAGCTTGGCTACAGGATGCGTCTTTCTTCTCCGACCAACAAGGACATCATAAAGGAAGGTGTCGAGCGCGTTGTCACGGAGACGTGTTTTCCGGTAAAGGTCTCTCACGGGCACGTGCACGAGCTTATAAGTAAGGGCGTAAAAAAGATATTCCTTCCAAGTGTCGTCAACATGGCCCCGGCAAAGCCCGGGCAGACGCACACCGTGCTTTGCCCCTACGTCCAGAGCATGCCGTATCTCTCCAAGGCCGCATTCGACTTTGCGAAGGACGGCGTTTCCGTGCTCATGCCGGTCATTCACTTTAACCAGAGCATGCAAAACCTGCGTAAAGAGTTCCACGTGATGTGCGATGAGCTTGGCAGGTCGCGCTCGGAGATGGACTCGGCCCTTGACGCCGCATTTGCCGCGCAGTCCGAGTTCAGGCGCATGATGGTTGAACGCGGTAAAGAGGCCATAGCTTCTCTTAATCCGACCGACACGGCACTCGTAATAGTCGGTAGGACATATAATACCGTTGACCCCGGAATAAACCTGGAGCTGCCGCAGCGCCTTGCCGACCTGGGCACGCTCGCTATCCCGTTTGACATGCTCCCTGTTGACGAGGCAGTTGACGACGTGCTTGCCGAGGACATGTACTGGAAGAGCGGGCAGAGGATTCTTGCGGTAGCGAAGCTTCTAAGGGAAGACCCAAGGCTCTTCTCCGTATATATAACGAACTTCGGCTGCGGCCCGGATTCGTTCATAACGCATTTTTATAAAGACGCCGGCGGCGGTAAGCCGTTTTTGCAGCTCGAGATAGACGAGCACTCAGCTGACGCGGGCGCTATCACAAGGTGCGAGGCATATCTCGACAGCCTTAGGAACGTAAAAAACAGAGTTGGCAAGGTCGAGGACAAGGCCGATGCCGTAAAGAGAACCGGTATCAGCAAAAGGCTCTACATCCCGAACATGTCGGACGGCGCGCACGGGCTTGCGGCGGCATTCAGGGCCTGCGGCATAGACGCAATCGTCATGCCCATGCCGGATGAGGAGTCCTTGAAGCTTGGACGCCGCTATACCTCCGGAAGAGAATGCTACCCCGCAATCCTTACAACCGGAGACATGGTGAAGTTCGTCACAGCCAAGGGCTTTGAGCCGGACAAGACCGCGTTCTTCATGCCGTCAGGGAACGGCCCGTGCCGTTTCGGGCAGTATAACCGCTATCAGCGAATGATACTCGATGAGCTCGGGTACCAGGATGTGCCGATATTCGCGCCCGATCAGGATGAAAAGTTCTATAAGGAACTCGGCGTTGTTGCAAGCGATTTCCCCAAGCTTGGCTGGTGGGGTATCGTTGCCATAGACATACTCGAGAAGAAGCTCAGGGAAGTCCGTCCATACGAGAAAAATAAGGGCGAGACCGATAAGGTTTACTGGGAACAACTCAACAAGGTATGCAAGGCAATAGAGGCAAAGAGGCTGCCGGTAGAGGAGCTCAAGGCCGCAAAGGACGCATTCAACGCCATAGCGGTGACAGACGATGTAGGTAAGAGGCCGCTTGTCGGAGTTGTCGGAGAGATATACGTAAGGTGCAACCGCTTTAGTAACGAGAACCTCATAACCACGCTCGAGGGCATGGGCGCCGAGGTCATGCTGCCGCCGGTTGCAGAGTGGATATATTACGAGAACTTCGTTTCCAAGAGAAAGAACTGGAACTTAAAGAGCTACTCTAACTACTTTAAGACCATCTTTAACGATTACTTCCAGCACAGGTTCGAGGATAAGCTCCTCGGAGCTTTTAACGGAGATTTAAGGCACGGCCATGAGCCGAGGACAGGCGAGATACTCGAGCTTGCCTCGCCGTATGTGCACGACTCGTTCGAGGGTGAAACAACACTTAGTGTCGGCAAGGTCATGGACTATATCCGTAACGGCGCAAGCGGTATTGTGAACGTCATGCCCTTTACCTGCATGCCCGGAACGGTAGTGAACGGGTTACTCAAGAAGGTCAAGGAAGATAACAACAACATCCCGTACCTGAACATGGTTTACGAGGGCATAGAGGACACGAACGCCAAGACAAGGCTTGAGGCATTCGTGCACCAGGCTCGCGAGTTTAGGGAAAGAAGGGCTTAG
- a CDS encoding cytochrome c has translation MRKIMLLAAFAMVFAFAGQAMADGAGTYAAKCKMCHGAAGEGGAMAPALKGTAFVKGDAAAVKAVIKNGRAGADKKFANFSMAMPKFDLNDADLDALTTYIKGL, from the coding sequence ATGCGTAAGATAATGCTTTTGGCTGCTTTCGCGATGGTATTCGCGTTCGCAGGACAGGCAATGGCGGACGGAGCAGGCACCTATGCTGCAAAATGCAAGATGTGCCACGGTGCCGCAGGCGAGGGCGGTGCGATGGCCCCGGCTCTTAAGGGCACTGCTTTTGTAAAGGGCGATGCAGCAGCAGTAAAGGCAGTAATAAAGAACGGTCGCGCAGGCGCTGACAAGAAGTTTGCAAACTTCTCCATGGCAATGCCGAAGTTCGATCTTAACGACGCTGACCTCGACGCACTCACGACCTATATCAAGGGTCTATAA
- a CDS encoding DUF542 domain-containing protein yields MITKDQTVNDVIRDHPKTIGVFTRFNIDSCCGGAVSIEAAAKRDGADLGALMQALEDAAK; encoded by the coding sequence ATGATAACAAAGGACCAGACCGTAAACGACGTCATCAGGGACCACCCGAAGACCATAGGCGTGTTTACGCGTTTCAACATAGACTCATGCTGCGGCGGGGCGGTCTCCATTGAGGCCGCCGCCAAGCGCGACGGCGCGGACCTTGGCGCCCTAATGCAAGCGCTCGAAGACGCGGCAAAATAA
- a CDS encoding NifU family protein: MKDQIEEALNNIRPALQADGGDIELVDVDEEKGIVRVRLQGACSGCPSAQVTLAMGVERAIKEKVPSIKEVLSV; this comes from the coding sequence ATAAAGGACCAGATAGAAGAAGCCCTTAACAACATAAGGCCGGCGCTCCAGGCAGACGGCGGAGATATCGAGCTCGTTGACGTTGACGAGGAAAAAGGTATTGTACGCGTAAGGCTCCAGGGCGCTTGCTCCGGATGCCCGAGCGCGCAGGTAACGCTTGCCATGGGTGTTGAGAGGGCCATAAAGGAAAAAGTGCCGTCCATAAAAGAGGTTCTTTCGGTCTGA
- a CDS encoding cbb3-type cytochrome c oxidase subunit I, whose translation MSKVTIWFIRFAMLYFAAAMVIGIVMTISGPVYPLMQIHTHLNLLGWMTMMIYGVGYHILPRFSGAPLWSDRLSAAQLWLSNIGILGMVAGWVILAKGGSFVVLHVFSILEGVSVAMFVVNMFLTIKPAPAPVKK comes from the coding sequence ATGAGCAAAGTAACCATCTGGTTCATACGCTTCGCAATGCTTTACTTCGCAGCCGCAATGGTAATCGGCATAGTAATGACGATTAGCGGCCCCGTGTACCCGCTTATGCAAATCCACACGCACCTTAACCTTCTTGGATGGATGACGATGATGATATACGGCGTCGGTTACCACATACTGCCGCGTTTTAGCGGCGCTCCTCTCTGGAGCGACAGGCTCTCTGCTGCGCAGCTCTGGCTATCGAACATCGGCATCCTCGGCATGGTGGCGGGCTGGGTAATACTTGCAAAGGGCGGCAGCTTCGTCGTACTTCACGTCTTTTCCATACTAGAAGGCGTGTCGGTAGCAATGTTCGTCGTGAATATGTTCCTTACAATCAAGCCGGCACCTGCGCCGGTGAAGAAATAA
- a CDS encoding ankyrin repeat domain-containing protein produces the protein MAKSILAAFAIIAVFSLMPVSVSGAADDKHVHKLVEAAKAGDIGEVKALVEGGINIDETDSYGDTPLMWAAGEGNLDIVKYLAEKGADVNKKDIQGWTPLMSAAGSGSVEVVKFLLDKGADPNIKDKFGNTALDAAVMREHGAVADELKKVTKTE, from the coding sequence ATGGCCAAAAGTATTTTAGCCGCATTCGCCATTATAGCTGTTTTTTCGCTGATGCCGGTTTCCGTTTCAGGCGCAGCCGACGATAAGCACGTACACAAGCTTGTCGAGGCAGCCAAGGCCGGGGATATCGGCGAGGTGAAGGCTCTTGTCGAGGGCGGCATAAACATAGACGAGACCGACAGTTACGGTGATACGCCGCTTATGTGGGCCGCGGGCGAGGGTAATCTCGATATAGTCAAGTACCTTGCGGAAAAGGGCGCGGATGTAAATAAAAAGGACATCCAGGGTTGGACGCCCCTTATGAGCGCTGCGGGGAGCGGAAGTGTCGAGGTCGTGAAGTTCCTTCTGGACAAGGGCGCTGATCCCAATATCAAAGATAAGTTCGGCAACACTGCCCTTGATGCGGCTGTTATGAGGGAGCACGGGGCTGTTGCAGATGAGCTTAAAAAAGTGACAAAGACAGAGTAG
- the apbC gene encoding iron-sulfur cluster carrier protein ApbC has product MADTKITQGAVLEALSRVMDPELNKDLVTMNMIRDVKIDGASVSFSLVLTTHACPLKKELESSAREAVEKIAGVKEVKINVTANVPEAKKLPGKEAIDGVKNTIAVASGKGGVGKSTVSVNLALSLAKTGAKVGLLDIDLYGPSIPMMMGIHEDLTTNENKQLIPVIKEGLKLMSVGFMLDEETPLIWRGPLVMQLVQQFLRGVEWGSLDYLVIDLPPGTGDAQLTLVQTIPLTGAVIVTTPQDVALIDARRAIKMFQQVNVPILGIVENMSSFCCPHCGKTTEIFSHGGGEKTSSRYEVDFLGNLPIDLKIREGGDSGKPVTIAHPDSAEAKAFDAIACKVAAKISVVDLQEA; this is encoded by the coding sequence GTGGCTGACACAAAAATCACACAGGGCGCAGTACTCGAGGCCCTCTCCAGGGTCATGGACCCGGAATTGAATAAAGACCTCGTCACCATGAACATGATACGCGACGTAAAGATAGACGGCGCATCGGTCTCCTTTAGCCTTGTCCTCACCACACATGCCTGTCCTCTTAAAAAGGAGCTCGAAAGCTCGGCCAGAGAGGCGGTAGAAAAAATAGCAGGCGTAAAAGAAGTGAAAATCAACGTCACTGCCAACGTGCCCGAGGCAAAGAAACTTCCGGGTAAGGAAGCAATCGATGGCGTTAAAAACACCATCGCGGTCGCAAGCGGCAAGGGAGGCGTTGGTAAGTCCACTGTGTCGGTAAACCTCGCTCTCTCGCTTGCGAAGACTGGGGCAAAGGTCGGGCTCCTCGACATCGACCTCTACGGCCCGAGCATCCCGATGATGATGGGCATACACGAGGACCTAACCACCAACGAGAATAAGCAGCTCATCCCGGTCATAAAGGAAGGGCTTAAACTCATGAGCGTCGGTTTCATGCTTGATGAAGAAACCCCTCTTATATGGAGAGGCCCTCTTGTGATGCAGCTCGTGCAGCAGTTTTTAAGAGGCGTTGAATGGGGCTCGCTCGACTACCTCGTAATCGATTTGCCGCCAGGCACCGGGGACGCGCAACTAACACTTGTCCAGACCATACCGCTAACCGGAGCGGTCATCGTAACAACGCCGCAGGACGTGGCACTTATAGACGCAAGGCGCGCAATCAAGATGTTTCAGCAGGTGAACGTGCCAATCCTTGGCATAGTGGAGAACATGTCGAGCTTTTGCTGCCCGCACTGCGGCAAGACTACCGAAATATTTAGCCACGGCGGCGGAGAGAAGACAAGTTCGAGATACGAGGTGGACTTCCTGGGAAACCTTCCCATAGACTTGAAAATCCGCGAAGGCGGTGACTCCGGAAAGCCCGTAACGATAGCGCACCCTGACTCTGCCGAGGCAAAGGCATTCGACGCAATAGCTTGCAAGGTGGCCGCAAAGATAAGTGTCGTGGATCTGCAGGAAGCTTAA
- a CDS encoding DUF1858 domain-containing protein, which translates to MSEQKITKQMSIGEVLAKYPKTEEVFKKHFGMGCFTCPGAKTEDIAFGSTMHGKDADEIVKELNEVANAG; encoded by the coding sequence ATGTCCGAACAGAAAATCACAAAGCAGATGAGCATCGGCGAGGTGCTCGCAAAGTACCCGAAGACCGAGGAAGTATTCAAAAAGCATTTCGGCATGGGCTGCTTCACCTGCCCGGGCGCGAAGACCGAGGACATAGCCTTCGGCTCCACCATGCACGGCAAGGACGCAGACGAGATAGTAAAAGAACTAAACGAAGTTGCAAACGCGGGCTAA
- a CDS encoding DNA recombination protein RmuC, whose protein sequence is MENAVIVLLILMFAAVIAVLVAVLRKKDDTTAAESLKAVESLKAENESLRKELSDSFFKQTTLVNDQLSRITAQVNDQLSKVTTQIQSSTGQINDRMDNAARVVGEVKQSLGALGKATEQVFEVGKDIASLQEILRAPKLRGELGEFFLGDLLSQILPKENFALQHTFRTGARVDAIVKMSSGIVSVDSKFPLENFKKMVEAENDKDKQAARKVFVKDVKKRIDEIALNYILPDEGTFNFALMYVPAENVYYETIIKEEASGEGSIAQYAFGKRVIPVSPNSFYAYLQTILFGLRGLEVGKRAQAILQHIESLKNDFAKFADDFEIVGKHISNARGKHEEAQKRLERMNDKLISSVASAGEMPISGTDEKTDVAEASKPAAPSSHQKRLL, encoded by the coding sequence ATGGAAAATGCCGTAATCGTTCTTCTTATCCTGATGTTCGCGGCCGTCATCGCTGTTTTGGTGGCGGTGCTGAGGAAAAAGGACGACACGACAGCGGCAGAGTCGCTAAAGGCAGTTGAATCGCTAAAGGCAGAGAACGAGTCGCTAAGAAAAGAGCTTAGCGACTCGTTTTTTAAGCAGACCACACTCGTCAACGACCAGCTCTCGCGCATTACCGCGCAGGTAAACGACCAACTCTCCAAGGTAACAACGCAGATACAATCTTCCACAGGGCAGATAAACGACAGGATGGACAACGCAGCCAGGGTTGTTGGCGAAGTGAAGCAATCGCTTGGCGCGCTTGGTAAGGCCACGGAACAGGTCTTCGAGGTGGGTAAAGACATCGCGAGCCTGCAGGAAATTCTCCGGGCGCCGAAGCTAAGGGGAGAGCTTGGGGAGTTCTTCCTCGGAGACCTTCTCTCTCAGATACTTCCAAAGGAGAACTTCGCTCTGCAGCATACCTTTCGCACCGGCGCGCGCGTTGACGCGATAGTCAAGATGAGCAGCGGCATTGTGTCCGTTGACTCTAAGTTCCCGCTCGAAAATTTCAAGAAGATGGTCGAGGCCGAGAACGATAAGGACAAACAGGCCGCGCGAAAAGTATTTGTAAAGGACGTAAAAAAGCGCATCGACGAGATTGCGCTAAACTACATCCTCCCGGATGAGGGCACCTTTAACTTCGCCCTCATGTACGTGCCTGCCGAGAATGTCTACTACGAGACGATTATAAAGGAAGAGGCAAGCGGCGAGGGCTCGATTGCGCAGTACGCCTTTGGTAAGCGCGTCATTCCCGTATCCCCAAACAGTTTCTACGCGTATCTGCAGACCATACTTTTTGGCCTCAGAGGGCTCGAGGTCGGCAAACGGGCGCAGGCAATACTGCAGCACATCGAATCCCTAAAGAACGACTTTGCCAAGTTCGCCGACGACTTCGAGATAGTCGGTAAGCACATATCGAATGCCAGAGGCAAGCACGAAGAGGCGCAAAAGCGGCTCGAGCGCATGAACGACAAGCTTATCTCCTCGGTTGCCTCGGCAGGGGAGATGCCCATTTCGGGAACGGATGAGAAGACCGATGTCGCCGAGGCATCCAAGCCTGCCGCGCCTTCGTCGCACCAGAAAAGACTTCTTTAA
- a CDS encoding ankyrin repeat domain-containing protein — protein sequence MKKHFIGIMLAAVVVLALTARESFAGEIHDAARAGDKAKVEALLKAGADVNAKDENSRMPLHYAAAGGHKEVAGLLLSKGADVNGRGIFGETPVHAAAKEGHKDVVELLISRGADVNAVMLFGRTPLHVAANEGRKNIVKLLIVNGADVNAKNKYGETPLDIAKRRKNNGDMVNFLKDAMSGKVKPVSSGPVK from the coding sequence ATGAAAAAACACTTCATTGGTATAATGCTTGCTGCTGTCGTTGTTCTTGCCCTGACGGCACGGGAGTCATTTGCCGGCGAGATTCATGACGCTGCCAGGGCTGGAGACAAGGCAAAGGTCGAGGCGCTTTTAAAGGCTGGTGCGGATGTGAATGCAAAGGATGAGAACAGCCGTATGCCGTTGCATTATGCTGCCGCAGGGGGGCATAAAGAAGTTGCCGGATTATTATTAAGTAAGGGCGCTGATGTAAACGGCAGGGGAATTTTTGGCGAAACCCCGGTGCATGCTGCTGCTAAAGAGGGGCATAAAGACGTTGTTGAATTGCTGATAAGTAGAGGTGCAGATGTAAATGCTGTTATGCTGTTCGGCAGAACACCGCTGCATGTTGCTGCTAATGAGGGGCGTAAAAATATTGTCAAATTACTGATAGTAAATGGTGCGGATGTGAATGCAAAAAACAAGTACGGCGAAACACCATTGGACATCGCTAAAAGAAGAAAAAATAACGGCGACATGGTTAACTTTCTAAAAGACGCCATGTCGGGCAAGGTTAAGCCTGTCTCTTCCGGGCCGGTAAAATAA
- a CDS encoding dihydroorotate dehydrogenase, producing the protein MSKLDLSVKLGALTLSNPVTTASGTFGYGLEFAPYVNLSKLGGIFTKGLSLRPREGNPAPRTIETPSGMLNAIGLQNVGVDVFIREKLPKLRKYKTAIFANIFGETVDEYAELAGRLDGVSGVAGLEINISCPNVKKGGIGFGTDQNEAASVVRAVRSKTKLHVMTKLSPNVTDIKAMVRAVEDAGTDSISLINTITGMVIDVDKRRPVLANKVGGLSGPAIRPVAVRMVYEAASATKLPIVGIGGIVTGRDALEFIMAGASCVQVGTANFVTPDAAEKVLGEIKEFMRLKNIGRLSDIIGAARQ; encoded by the coding sequence ATGAGCAAACTTGACCTCTCGGTAAAGCTCGGCGCTCTTACTCTTTCTAATCCCGTGACAACGGCTTCCGGCACCTTTGGCTACGGCCTTGAGTTCGCGCCGTATGTGAACCTTTCGAAGCTTGGCGGTATCTTTACAAAAGGTCTTTCGCTAAGGCCAAGGGAGGGTAACCCCGCGCCCCGCACGATAGAAACGCCTTCCGGCATGCTAAACGCCATCGGGCTTCAAAACGTCGGCGTGGATGTGTTCATAAGGGAAAAACTTCCCAAGCTCAGGAAATACAAGACCGCTATTTTTGCCAACATATTCGGCGAAACCGTTGACGAGTACGCTGAGCTTGCCGGCCGCTTGGACGGCGTTTCAGGTGTGGCAGGGCTTGAGATAAATATATCGTGCCCGAATGTTAAAAAGGGCGGCATAGGGTTTGGCACAGACCAGAATGAGGCAGCCTCCGTTGTGCGGGCCGTGAGAAGCAAAACAAAGCTTCACGTTATGACCAAGCTATCGCCAAACGTGACGGATATAAAGGCAATGGTCAGGGCGGTCGAGGACGCTGGCACGGACTCGATATCGCTCATAAACACAATAACCGGCATGGTCATAGACGTTGATAAAAGAAGGCCCGTGCTCGCAAATAAAGTAGGCGGGCTCTCCGGGCCTGCTATTCGCCCGGTTGCGGTTAGGATGGTCTATGAGGCAGCATCCGCTACGAAGCTTCCGATAGTCGGCATAGGCGGCATAGTCACGGGGCGCGATGCCCTTGAGTTCATTATGGCAGGGGCCTCGTGCGTGCAGGTAGGCACCGCTAACTTCGTTACACCTGACGCGGCAGAGAAGGTGCTAGGCGAGATTAAGGAGTTTATGCGCTTAAAGAATATCGGGCGCTTATCCGATATAATAGGCGCGGCAAGGCAGTAG